In a genomic window of Anoxybacter fermentans:
- the nuoF gene encoding NADH-quinone oxidoreductase subunit NuoF, whose product MKLFRNHVLVCAGTGCTASGTERVKKALIEEIKKHNLEDEVKVVETGCFGFCRFGPNMVVYPEGVFYTRVKPEDVPELVEEHLLKGRIVERLLFKEPDTTKITATTDDIKFFKKQTRIALRNCGHINPESIEEAIARDVYFGLGKVLTEMTPEQVIEEVLKSGLRGRGGGGFPTGLKWKFAAKEEADQKYIVCNADEGDPGAFMDRSILEGDPHSVIEGMAIAGYAIGATKGYIYCRAEYPLAIKRVKKAIEDARKLGLLGFNLFGSGFDFDIEVRLGAGAFVCGEETALLNSIEGKRGEPRPKPPYPASSGLWGKPTIINNVETLANLGTIIRKGWEWFRSIGTEKSPGTKVFALAGKIKNNGLVEVPMGTRLGEVIFDIGGGIPNGKKFKAAQTGGPSGGCIPIEHLNVPIDYDSLIELGTMMGSGGLIVMDEDTCMVDLAKFFLEFVKDESCGKCTACRIGITRMLEILDRITKGKGKMEDIDLLIELGEDIKASALCGLGQTAPNPVLSTIRYFRDEYESHIKNHYCPASVCATLFNSPCQNACPANVDIPIYIDLIRKGKYREAYEVIREENPLPVTCGRVCNHPCEGKCNRGKMDDPIAIRSLKRFVTDYVLENEGRLPIPEVAPPNGKKVAIVGSGPAGLTCAFYLARKGYEVTIFEAMPVLGGMLVVGIPEYRLPKKLLNEEIKVIEEMGVKVKTNTRIGEDITIDELKKQGFDAIFIAVGAHLERNMNIEGEELEGCMSGTAFLRDLNLGKEYSFEGKKVVVVGGGNVAIDAARSSVRLGAEEVTIVYRRDKKDMPAIPQEIEEAEHEKIKIVTMVNPVRIIGKDGKVTAVECIKMRGGEFDKSGRRKPVPIEGSNYTMPADIVITAIGQEVDMTFNTDDLVKTERGKVLTDEKTMTNIEGIFAGGDCVTGPDTVVNAIKVGKKAASAIDKYLGGDGVIVKDQDVIRRVDYPLLDNECPREPMPLLGDNERLNGFAEVEMGYGLETALKEAGRCLRCDVKDK is encoded by the coding sequence TTGAAATTATTCCGCAACCATGTTTTAGTTTGTGCAGGAACCGGTTGTACAGCTTCTGGTACTGAAAGGGTTAAAAAGGCATTAATTGAAGAGATTAAAAAGCATAATTTAGAAGATGAAGTAAAAGTTGTTGAGACAGGATGTTTTGGCTTCTGCCGTTTTGGACCCAATATGGTTGTTTATCCTGAAGGAGTTTTTTATACGAGAGTTAAACCTGAGGATGTTCCGGAACTTGTGGAAGAGCATCTTTTAAAAGGCCGGATTGTAGAACGCCTGCTCTTTAAAGAACCGGATACAACAAAGATAACTGCTACCACTGATGATATTAAATTCTTCAAAAAACAGACCAGGATTGCATTACGTAACTGTGGACATATCAATCCAGAGTCAATAGAAGAAGCTATTGCCCGGGATGTCTATTTTGGATTAGGAAAAGTCCTGACAGAAATGACTCCTGAACAGGTAATTGAGGAAGTACTGAAGTCAGGCTTACGCGGCCGGGGGGGCGGTGGATTCCCGACAGGATTGAAATGGAAATTTGCAGCTAAAGAGGAAGCAGATCAGAAATATATTGTTTGTAATGCAGATGAAGGAGACCCAGGTGCTTTTATGGATAGAAGTATTCTGGAGGGAGATCCTCATTCTGTCATTGAGGGAATGGCTATTGCCGGTTATGCTATTGGAGCGACTAAGGGATATATTTATTGCCGAGCTGAATACCCCTTAGCCATTAAGCGGGTTAAAAAAGCCATTGAAGATGCTAGAAAACTGGGCCTATTAGGTTTCAATCTATTTGGTAGTGGATTTGACTTTGATATAGAGGTCCGCTTGGGTGCAGGAGCTTTTGTCTGTGGTGAAGAGACAGCTCTTCTAAATTCCATTGAAGGTAAACGGGGTGAACCGCGGCCTAAGCCACCTTATCCTGCATCATCTGGTCTTTGGGGTAAGCCGACAATAATTAATAATGTTGAAACTCTAGCTAATCTAGGAACTATTATCCGTAAGGGTTGGGAATGGTTCAGATCCATAGGTACGGAAAAGAGCCCGGGAACAAAAGTATTTGCTCTAGCGGGTAAAATTAAAAATAATGGTTTGGTGGAAGTCCCGATGGGGACCAGATTGGGTGAAGTTATTTTTGATATTGGTGGAGGTATTCCTAATGGTAAAAAATTTAAAGCAGCCCAGACTGGTGGCCCATCAGGGGGTTGTATTCCTATTGAACATTTAAATGTACCAATTGATTATGATTCTCTCATCGAACTGGGAACTATGATGGGGTCAGGCGGTCTTATCGTTATGGACGAAGATACATGTATGGTAGATCTGGCTAAATTCTTTTTAGAATTTGTGAAAGATGAATCATGTGGTAAGTGTACAGCCTGTCGAATTGGTATTACCCGGATGTTGGAGATTTTGGATCGAATCACCAAAGGTAAAGGTAAGATGGAAGATATTGATCTGTTGATAGAATTGGGTGAAGATATAAAAGCTTCAGCCCTCTGCGGACTGGGCCAGACTGCTCCAAATCCGGTTTTAAGTACAATTCGTTATTTTAGAGATGAATATGAATCTCATATTAAGAACCATTATTGTCCTGCTTCAGTTTGTGCAACACTCTTTAATTCACCTTGTCAAAATGCCTGTCCAGCCAATGTAGATATTCCGATCTATATTGATTTAATCAGGAAAGGAAAATATCGGGAAGCTTATGAGGTAATTCGTGAAGAAAATCCATTGCCTGTAACCTGTGGTCGGGTTTGTAATCATCCATGTGAAGGCAAGTGTAATCGCGGTAAGATGGATGATCCCATTGCAATTCGGTCGCTAAAACGGTTTGTAACAGATTATGTCCTGGAAAACGAAGGACGACTCCCGATTCCTGAAGTTGCACCTCCAAATGGTAAAAAAGTGGCTATTGTGGGTTCTGGCCCTGCTGGATTGACCTGTGCATTTTATCTGGCAAGGAAAGGTTATGAAGTAACAATCTTTGAAGCTATGCCGGTATTGGGTGGTATGTTGGTTGTGGGTATTCCTGAATACCGTTTGCCGAAAAAACTTCTAAATGAGGAAATAAAAGTAATTGAAGAGATGGGTGTGAAAGTGAAAACAAACACTAGGATTGGTGAAGATATAACTATTGATGAACTTAAAAAACAGGGATTTGATGCTATTTTCATTGCTGTAGGTGCTCACTTAGAGAGAAATATGAATATTGAAGGTGAAGAACTGGAAGGATGTATGTCTGGAACTGCTTTTTTACGTGATTTAAACCTGGGTAAAGAATACAGTTTTGAAGGTAAGAAAGTGGTTGTGGTTGGTGGTGGAAATGTAGCTATAGATGCAGCACGTTCCAGTGTACGTTTGGGAGCAGAAGAGGTAACAATTGTTTATCGCCGTGATAAGAAAGATATGCCTGCAATACCGCAAGAAATTGAAGAGGCTGAACATGAAAAGATCAAAATTGTAACTATGGTTAATCCAGTCCGGATAATTGGAAAAGATGGAAAAGTTACTGCTGTTGAGTGTATAAAAATGCGTGGTGGTGAATTTGATAAGAGTGGAAGAAGAAAACCTGTGCCAATTGAAGGTTCCAATTATACTATGCCAGCCGATATAGTTATAACAGCTATCGGTCAAGAGGTAGATATGACCTTTAACACAGATGATTTGGTAAAAACAGAGCGGGGAAAAGTATTGACTGATGAGAAAACAATGACCAATATCGAAGGTATCTTTGCTGGTGGTGACTGTGTAACAGGGCCAGATACTGTAGTAAATGCAATAAAAGTAGGTAAAAAAGCTGCCAGTGCGATTGATAAATATCTGGGTGGAGATGGTGTTATTGTCAAAGATCAGGATGTTATTCGTAGGGTTGACTATCCTCTATTAGATAACGAATGTCCACGGGAACCAATGCCCCTTCTCGGTGATAATGAGCGGTTGAATGGGTTTGCTGAAGTAGAGATGGGATATGGACTTGAAACAGCGCTAAAAGAAGCAGGACGTTGTCTGCGCTGTGATGTTAAAGATAAATAA
- a CDS encoding NADH-dependent [FeFe] hydrogenase, group A6, with product MINLFIDGKEVEVPEGSTVLQAAEKAGKKIPTLCFLKDINEIGACRVCLVEVEGARNLLASCVTPVSEGMKVLTNTPRVRRARKLQVELLLSNHEMNCPTCIRNGNCELKQVAEELGIREIRFNDGKKTTYSKDNSTPALIRDPGKCILCRRCVSVCSNVQTVEAIVPIGRGFDTVIAPSGLKNLADSPCVKCGQCVLVCPTGALTEKEYIEEVWAALDDPKKHVVVQTAPATRVAIGQEFGYEPGSINTGQMVAALRALGFDRVFDTDFTADLTIMEEGTELLHRLKNGGKLPMITSCSPGWINFIETFYGDYIDHLSTCKSPQQMFGALTKTYYAEKFNIDPADIVCVSIMPCTAKKFEARRPEMISSGYPDVDYVLTTRELARMIKQAGIKFDELEEEEYDEPLGISTGAGLIFGATGGVMEAALRTVYEIVTKKELENLEFEFARGLEDVKETEIDLDGTKVRVAVAHGLKNARKLLDQIKNGESPYHFIEIMCCPGGCIGGGGQPIPTNTEIRQKRIEAIYKEDKNMPLRKSHENPVVQVLYKDFLGEPLSEKSHQLLHTHYTKRSRYKI from the coding sequence ATGATCAATTTATTCATAGATGGAAAAGAGGTAGAGGTTCCCGAAGGTTCAACCGTGCTTCAAGCTGCTGAGAAGGCCGGAAAAAAAATACCTACATTGTGTTTTTTAAAAGATATCAATGAGATTGGAGCCTGTCGGGTATGCCTTGTAGAAGTCGAGGGAGCTCGCAATCTTTTAGCTTCCTGTGTAACTCCCGTTTCAGAAGGGATGAAAGTGTTAACTAATACTCCACGGGTACGCCGTGCTCGCAAATTACAGGTGGAATTATTACTATCCAATCACGAAATGAACTGTCCAACCTGTATTCGTAATGGTAATTGTGAGCTTAAACAGGTAGCTGAAGAGCTAGGAATTCGTGAGATTCGGTTTAATGACGGAAAAAAAACTACTTATTCTAAGGATAATTCTACTCCAGCATTGATTCGAGATCCTGGGAAATGCATCCTCTGTCGCCGATGTGTTAGTGTCTGTTCCAATGTTCAGACAGTAGAAGCAATTGTACCAATAGGTCGGGGTTTTGATACTGTTATTGCTCCTTCGGGTTTAAAGAATCTGGCTGATTCTCCCTGCGTAAAATGTGGTCAATGTGTATTAGTATGTCCGACCGGAGCACTGACAGAGAAAGAGTATATTGAAGAAGTCTGGGCAGCATTAGATGATCCGAAAAAACATGTGGTAGTACAAACTGCACCTGCTACCAGGGTTGCAATTGGTCAAGAATTCGGTTATGAACCGGGAAGTATTAATACCGGTCAGATGGTTGCTGCTTTACGGGCTCTGGGCTTTGATAGGGTTTTTGATACTGACTTCACAGCTGATTTGACAATAATGGAAGAAGGTACAGAATTGCTTCACAGACTCAAAAATGGTGGAAAACTACCAATGATTACATCCTGTAGTCCGGGATGGATAAACTTTATCGAGACATTTTACGGTGACTATATCGATCATCTTTCTACCTGTAAATCTCCTCAGCAGATGTTTGGTGCACTGACTAAGACTTACTATGCTGAGAAATTTAACATTGATCCAGCTGATATTGTCTGTGTATCTATTATGCCATGTACTGCCAAGAAGTTTGAGGCAAGACGTCCTGAGATGATTTCCAGCGGTTATCCAGATGTGGACTATGTTCTCACTACAAGGGAATTGGCCAGGATGATCAAGCAGGCAGGGATTAAATTTGATGAACTTGAGGAAGAAGAATATGATGAACCATTGGGAATCTCAACTGGAGCAGGTTTAATCTTTGGTGCAACAGGTGGTGTTATGGAAGCAGCTTTAAGAACTGTCTATGAAATTGTTACCAAAAAAGAGCTTGAAAATTTAGAGTTTGAATTTGCCCGCGGTTTGGAAGATGTTAAAGAAACAGAGATTGATCTTGATGGAACTAAAGTAAGAGTAGCTGTTGCTCATGGTTTAAAGAACGCACGTAAGTTATTAGATCAAATCAAAAATGGAGAATCGCCATATCATTTTATTGAGATTATGTGCTGTCCAGGCGGATGTATTGGCGGTGGCGGCCAACCAATCCCGACTAATACTGAAATTCGTCAAAAACGGATTGAAGCTATATATAAAGAAGATAAGAATATGCCACTCCGTAAGTCCCATGAAAACCCAGTTGTTCAGGTATTATATAAAGATTTTCTCGGTGAACCATTGAGTGAGAAATCCCATCAATTGCTCCATACTCATTATACGAAGCGGAGCAGATATAAAATTTAA
- a CDS encoding alpha-amylase translates to MSSCKNLEKLLERLDRLKHQGLNQTYYIPGIWDYKNQNSSDVIEIDPYEYLSNFIREYLITRVNSKVNDYLLPLSFYEQDKNWLAKGGIFCLDIRTATSWDHDWDQKIVKHNGRVTELGTFLKAFFLLPHIKNLNLNILYLLPVLKPGKSYSKGELGSFYAIKDFYQLNPDLHDPILDLPGDPFPIETEFKALIEACHILGIRVIFDFPLRTAARDNNLIKDHPDWFYWIKLDYLNEYRVPTYTIYEEHVQPTRERLQKIYTLPETKKYINMFSFPPNKVNEKAWKELLTEFEKDPTQNILELIEEKFGLTTAPAYSDWINDPQPSWDDITFLRLYLDEPSVREGFFDSEVPPFLFFDSIKTNLYPGNQPNTELWEYLTGIIRFYQENFGIDGARIDMAHALPEELEKKIMTKCLAFDPDFKFISEELQNSNHHIAHKKGYHSIIGENWWHEGHLNAENLVRLLKELPTLSVPSFACAETPDTPRAAIREGGRKFSRMIAVMNFFLPNTIPFINNGFELYERQPMNLGLDNTEEGRYVLDEDDLYYGRLAFFDRYQLHWLNDGVEEMVDLISKGQKLRLKYWSLISNLESFYVTGTIEKNLVQFGYRNEEMELICLVNLDFTKEKSINDIVGEVLISSVPGEITQKLRPGEFRVYLKK, encoded by the coding sequence ATGAGTTCTTGTAAAAACTTAGAAAAATTATTAGAAAGATTGGATAGACTAAAACACCAGGGATTGAATCAGACGTATTATATTCCGGGGATTTGGGATTATAAAAACCAAAATAGTTCAGATGTAATCGAAATTGACCCCTATGAATATCTTAGTAACTTTATCCGGGAATACCTTATTACCCGTGTTAACTCAAAAGTTAATGATTATCTTTTACCGCTTTCATTTTATGAACAGGATAAAAATTGGCTGGCAAAAGGTGGGATTTTCTGTCTAGATATCAGAACTGCTACTAGCTGGGATCATGATTGGGATCAAAAAATTGTTAAACATAATGGTAGGGTGACTGAATTAGGTACTTTTCTTAAAGCGTTTTTTCTGTTACCGCATATTAAAAATTTGAATCTGAATATCTTATATCTGTTACCTGTTCTAAAGCCGGGGAAAAGTTATAGTAAAGGGGAACTGGGTTCTTTTTATGCAATTAAAGATTTTTATCAGCTAAATCCCGATTTACATGACCCTATTTTAGATTTACCTGGTGATCCATTTCCTATTGAGACAGAGTTTAAAGCTTTAATAGAGGCATGTCATATTTTGGGCATAAGGGTTATCTTTGATTTCCCACTCCGTACAGCTGCAAGAGATAATAATTTAATTAAGGACCATCCTGATTGGTTTTATTGGATTAAGTTAGATTATCTCAACGAATATCGGGTTCCAACATATACAATTTATGAAGAGCATGTACAGCCAACTCGTGAACGATTGCAGAAAATCTACACATTACCTGAGACTAAAAAGTATATCAATATGTTTAGTTTTCCACCTAATAAAGTGAACGAAAAAGCCTGGAAAGAACTTTTGACAGAGTTTGAAAAAGATCCAACCCAGAATATCCTGGAACTTATTGAAGAAAAATTTGGACTTACTACTGCTCCAGCATATTCGGATTGGATTAATGATCCTCAACCTAGTTGGGATGATATAACTTTCTTAAGACTTTATCTTGATGAACCTTCTGTACGGGAAGGGTTTTTTGATTCTGAAGTACCGCCATTTTTATTTTTTGATTCGATTAAGACCAATTTATATCCCGGTAATCAACCTAATACAGAGTTATGGGAATACCTGACTGGAATTATTCGATTTTATCAGGAAAACTTCGGTATTGATGGAGCACGAATCGATATGGCCCATGCTTTACCTGAGGAACTGGAAAAAAAGATTATGACCAAATGTCTGGCCTTTGATCCCGATTTTAAATTTATCTCGGAAGAATTACAAAACTCAAATCACCATATTGCGCATAAAAAAGGTTATCATAGTATCATAGGTGAGAATTGGTGGCACGAAGGGCATCTTAATGCTGAGAATCTGGTAAGACTGTTAAAAGAATTACCAACTTTATCTGTTCCATCCTTTGCTTGTGCGGAGACTCCTGATACCCCACGGGCAGCTATTAGGGAAGGTGGCCGGAAATTCAGCCGGATGATTGCTGTAATGAATTTCTTTTTGCCTAATACTATACCTTTTATCAACAATGGTTTTGAACTTTATGAGCGTCAACCAATGAATCTAGGATTAGATAATACTGAAGAGGGGCGTTATGTTTTAGATGAAGATGATCTTTATTATGGACGTTTGGCCTTTTTTGATCGATATCAACTCCATTGGCTTAATGATGGGGTAGAAGAAATGGTTGATTTGATCAGTAAAGGACAGAAGCTGCGTTTAAAATACTGGTCTTTAATTAGCAATCTCGAGTCTTTTTATGTAACTGGAACTATTGAAAAAAATTTAGTTCAGTTTGGTTATCGAAATGAAGAAATGGAATTAATCTGTCTTGTTAACTTAGACTTTACTAAAGAAAAGTCTATTAATGATATAGTTGGTGAAGTTCTGATTAGCTCTGTGCCTGGTGAGATTACTCAAAAACTGAGACCCGGTGAGTTTAGAGTTTACTTGAAAAAATAA
- a CDS encoding MATE family efflux transporter, whose translation MNKRKYELGHEKISKLLFKYSTPAMIGMIVNALYNMVDTIFIGRGAGTLAIAGLAISFPIQMLIMAVAQTVGIGSASLISRSLGAGDHRKAERVAGTSFSTVGILGILMTIFGLIFLTPLLRLFGATDTILPYSIDYLSVILLGSFFFVFAVSSNNLVRSEGNAKTAMFSMIIGTGLNIILDPVFIFGFNMGIKGAAIATVISQISSFIYLVIYFLSGKSILKIRRKDLIPDLNLLPEIFSIGISSFVRTVAGSIFAIVINNSIAYYGSDLHIAVLGVANRVLAFMLMPLFGIIQGLQPIIGFNYGAKNMMRVKEGLKLAIGAATALSTFGFLILIIFTEPIVRIFNNDPNLIQEGVPIIRILILLLPVIGFQVVGASLFQAIGKAKPALFLSMSRQILFLIPLILILPQFFKLAGIWYAFPLADLLSTVVTLLWVAKEVQIMNQQIKTA comes from the coding sequence ATGAACAAGCGTAAATATGAATTGGGACACGAAAAGATTAGTAAACTTCTATTCAAGTATTCAACACCAGCAATGATCGGAATGATAGTAAATGCTCTTTATAACATGGTAGATACCATTTTTATTGGGAGAGGAGCAGGTACATTAGCTATTGCAGGTCTTGCTATATCGTTCCCCATCCAGATGCTTATCATGGCTGTTGCCCAAACAGTAGGAATTGGCTCCGCATCACTTATTTCACGTAGTTTAGGAGCCGGAGATCATAGAAAAGCTGAGCGAGTCGCTGGAACATCTTTTTCAACAGTAGGAATATTAGGAATACTTATGACTATTTTCGGTTTAATCTTTTTAACACCTCTGTTACGGCTTTTTGGAGCCACAGATACTATTCTTCCTTATTCCATTGACTATCTCTCAGTAATTCTTTTGGGGAGTTTCTTCTTTGTCTTTGCTGTCTCCTCAAACAATTTAGTTCGTTCTGAAGGAAATGCCAAAACTGCAATGTTTTCAATGATCATTGGAACCGGACTCAATATCATTTTAGACCCTGTTTTTATTTTTGGTTTTAACATGGGAATTAAAGGTGCTGCAATTGCTACAGTTATTTCTCAAATTAGTTCTTTTATCTACCTTGTGATTTACTTTTTAAGTGGAAAGAGTATATTAAAAATTAGACGTAAAGATTTAATACCCGATCTGAATCTTTTACCTGAAATTTTTAGTATTGGAATTTCTTCCTTTGTTCGTACAGTGGCAGGTAGTATATTTGCTATTGTGATCAATAATTCCATTGCCTATTATGGAAGTGATCTCCATATTGCAGTCCTGGGAGTTGCTAATCGTGTACTGGCATTTATGCTGATGCCCCTCTTTGGAATTATTCAAGGGCTTCAACCCATTATTGGCTTCAATTATGGTGCAAAAAATATGATGCGAGTCAAGGAAGGACTAAAACTGGCAATTGGTGCAGCTACTGCCTTATCTACTTTTGGTTTTTTGATATTGATTATTTTTACCGAACCTATTGTAAGAATCTTTAACAATGATCCAAATTTGATTCAAGAAGGAGTCCCAATCATCCGGATTCTAATTTTACTCTTACCTGTGATCGGTTTTCAAGTTGTAGGTGCTAGTCTTTTTCAGGCTATTGGCAAGGCAAAACCCGCTTTGTTTCTTTCTATGTCTAGACAAATCCTCTTTTTAATCCCACTGATTCTGATTTTACCTCAATTCTTTAAATTAGCAGGAATCTGGTATGCTTTTCCTTTGGCGGATCTACTCTCCACCGTGGTAACTCTGCTCTGGGTAGCTAAGGAAGTTCAGATAATGAATCAACAAATAAAAACTGCTTAA
- a CDS encoding MarR family winged helix-turn-helix transcriptional regulator — MDYFNLILKMLKTFHLLHQNLLSDFKNIDFDTNLNKTQRRVLMFLYCDGKNTMTSLCKKTELQRGSMTSVIDSLEELGLVQRTRSKDDRRQFFISLTQKGVQTAEKLKETMNLYLKRKLEYLTDDELQLFIQALDQLWQLNKKIGKIEGDTYEQA, encoded by the coding sequence ATGGATTACTTTAATTTAATACTAAAAATGTTAAAGACTTTTCATCTATTACATCAAAATCTATTGAGTGACTTTAAAAACATAGATTTTGATACAAATCTCAATAAAACCCAACGACGAGTTTTGATGTTTTTATACTGTGATGGAAAAAATACCATGACCTCTCTCTGTAAAAAAACAGAACTTCAACGAGGTAGTATGACTTCAGTCATCGATAGTTTAGAAGAATTAGGCCTTGTTCAACGAACTCGCAGTAAAGATGACCGGCGACAATTCTTTATTTCTTTAACGCAAAAAGGAGTACAGACAGCAGAAAAATTAAAAGAAACCATGAACCTATACCTCAAAAGAAAGTTAGAATATCTCACAGATGACGAACTTCAACTTTTCATTCAAGCATTGGATCAATTATGGCAACTTAACAAAAAAATAGGAAAAATAGAAGGTGATACTTATGAACAAGCGTAA
- the ylbJ gene encoding sporulation integral membrane protein YlbJ, whose amino-acid sequence MKLTMQQRQWVTLALITVLITICMVIYSEKAFDAAVEGLKIWWEIVFPALLPFFILAELLMGLGVVHAMGALLEPLMRPVFRVPGVGAFAMAMGLASGYPIGAKITGQLRRKKLCSRIEGERLLAFTNTADPLFMIGAVAVGMFKEPAIGYAIAGAHYVSSLCLGIIMRFYGRKQEKEETIKETAPRRNNILKQAFYALLEARKNDGRSLGQLLGDSIRDSVNTLLLIGGFIILFSVITEILTAVGIVTIMTKIIMFILAPFGIVESMILPIIGGLFEITNGADLAAKAAAPLFQRVMICSGIIAWSGFSVHAQVATMINGTDIRIIPYILARVIHAILAALSTFLFLSPATNVLAPVHLPIYFNKFPYSPGFLNRFGYLFNRFLLILGIMLAISLILAIIQRIQIITFHYKE is encoded by the coding sequence ATGAAATTAACGATGCAACAAAGACAATGGGTAACATTGGCATTAATCACTGTACTTATTACCATTTGCATGGTAATTTATTCGGAAAAGGCCTTTGATGCTGCTGTTGAAGGTTTAAAAATCTGGTGGGAGATTGTTTTCCCGGCTTTACTTCCTTTCTTTATATTAGCTGAACTACTAATGGGGCTGGGTGTGGTTCATGCAATGGGAGCTCTGCTAGAACCATTGATGCGTCCCGTTTTCAGGGTACCTGGTGTAGGTGCTTTTGCTATGGCCATGGGGCTTGCTTCCGGATACCCAATCGGCGCAAAAATTACAGGCCAGTTGAGACGTAAAAAACTCTGTAGCAGAATCGAGGGTGAACGATTATTGGCATTTACAAATACAGCAGATCCTCTATTCATGATTGGTGCAGTCGCAGTAGGTATGTTTAAAGAACCTGCTATTGGATATGCTATAGCAGGAGCGCATTATGTCTCAAGCCTTTGTTTGGGAATAATTATGCGTTTTTATGGACGAAAACAGGAAAAAGAAGAAACTATAAAAGAAACTGCACCCAGAAGGAATAATATTCTAAAACAGGCTTTTTATGCTCTTTTAGAAGCCAGGAAAAATGATGGGCGCTCCCTTGGGCAGTTATTGGGTGATTCCATACGTGATTCAGTGAATACTCTTCTTTTGATTGGTGGATTTATTATACTCTTTTCTGTAATTACCGAAATTCTCACTGCTGTAGGTATTGTAACAATTATGACTAAAATAATAATGTTCATTCTTGCTCCCTTTGGTATTGTAGAATCTATGATTTTACCTATTATCGGCGGTTTATTTGAAATTACCAATGGAGCAGACTTAGCTGCTAAAGCAGCTGCACCTCTTTTTCAACGTGTTATGATTTGTAGTGGAATTATTGCATGGTCAGGTTTTTCAGTCCATGCTCAGGTTGCTACTATGATTAATGGAACTGATATAAGAATTATCCCTTATATTCTGGCTAGAGTAATACATGCTATCCTGGCAGCATTATCCACATTCCTCTTTTTAAGTCCTGCTACAAATGTTTTAGCACCTGTTCATTTACCGATTTACTTTAATAAATTCCCTTATTCCCCTGGATTTCTGAATAGGTTCGGTTATCTTTTTAACAGGTTCCTTCTAATATTGGGAATAATGTTAGCAATTTCATTAATTTTGGCAATAATCCAACGAATTCAAATAATAACCTTTCACTACAAAGAATAA
- a CDS encoding lyase family protein, which yields MEDIIGREIAGDLHIGRSRNDIDITLYCMALSERVLQLMEWICNFEVLLQSSRENNDTVMPDYTYNQRAQPTILNYFSSPFNGIVINTYKAV from the coding sequence TTGGAAGATATAATTGGAAGAGAGATTGCGGGTGATCTGCATATTGGAAGAAGTAGAAATGATATAGATATCACTCTTTACTGCATGGCTTTAAGCGAAAGAGTTCTTCAATTAATGGAATGGATTTGTAACTTTGAAGTATTACTTCAGAGTTCCAGAGAAAATAACGATACTGTAATGCCGGACTATACATACAATCAACGGGCTCAGCCAACTATTTTAAACTATTTTAGCTCACCATTTAATGGGATTGTCATTAATACTTATAAGGCAGTTTGA
- a CDS encoding DUF1858 domain-containing protein has product MKITKEMTIAEVLRKYPETIPIFQQFGMHCLGCPTATGESIKQAANVHGYDIDELVKELNKAVEK; this is encoded by the coding sequence ATGAAAATTACTAAAGAGATGACCATTGCAGAAGTTCTAAGGAAGTATCCCGAAACTATACCCATTTTTCAGCAATTTGGAATGCACTGTTTAGGTTGCCCAACTGCTACAGGTGAGTCCATTAAACAGGCAGCAAATGTTCATGGATATGATATTGATGAATTGGTCAAAGAATTAAACAAGGCTGTAGAAAAATAA